A single Dasypus novemcinctus isolate mDasNov1 chromosome 4, mDasNov1.1.hap2, whole genome shotgun sequence DNA region contains:
- the CSNK2A2IP gene encoding casein kinase II subunit alpha'-interacting protein isoform X2, giving the protein MVRGIISSRGKISRTLNRRQQRRISNGDNYFQPHLHLNSQTPCNIWESNKEVIRHDKDSILKPIYANLFTPSSKKIRIILSQILFDINKMRKYGKLCTSYRKSRHFCQTLYQ; this is encoded by the exons gcattatttcctcaaggGGGAAAATCTCTAGGACTCTAAATAGAAGACAACAGAGGAGAATCTCAAATGGTGACAATTATTTTCAACCTCATCTACATCTCAATTCCCAGACACCCTGTAATATTTGGGAATCAAACAAGGAGGTTATAAG ACATGATAAAGACAGTATCCTTAAACCAATTTATGCTAATCTGTTTACCCCATCTTCAAAGAAAATTCGGATCATTCTTTCACAG ATTCTATTTGATATTAATAAAATGCgaaaatatggaaaattatgTACCAGTTACAGAAAGTCAAGACATTTCTGCCAGACCTTATATCAATGA
- the CSNK2A2IP gene encoding casein kinase II subunit alpha'-interacting protein isoform X1: MVPLACYDQQFMPLCHSYQLATTNSLTHQYSVNKLNQIKEHPVDRVESYSNYVAVPPLSSNQNIQSCSTSPVSQSQDRISQGFYNNVLKSPLFFSKCQATSSPDFPWVSSSMEPHKRALSSLVSHPKPQNTSSLALNRISSSLDPSQTALSSPFSLPTPQTTSSLELCQISSSLNSNQKVLSSSVCPLQQQETSLDILWASPSLEPNKRTLSSALPQSKSQKTSSLDYLWKSLLEQNQRSLSSPSLYSNPQTTSSLDFLWASSSMEPNQITRRSPLPDSRPQATPILSSNPNIQNLPLSHSKPWKSPLSHSVHQTQSLPLSQPKSQRLLTFDDACRILSSPVCHTELQNTTSASTKHTTTDSPSPQTVQNVSGDSLPSSQHCISNTAASTLGSRLQIKRSCNLCANTESNKEIRWTLDCIQPCIVRGGTVPDDVVNKIVNSISRTKIQRDLNRQILFRRMRGRPNPRPGPRISSNYMVCLTCASCIKSHCQHLTGRKDPRGATLLVIPTPESNSKGKIKVKLVLILSLPETSSYLLLPMKEKQLAQDTEDNFEVMEQISHFALNSEFDIMQEPNMKKKWLTVSPQTSVINQQPQTINWLFHVKKSNDSQSQFPLPSSSSSISSQSFSSSSSSSSSSSSFPPRPSKVSTTSSLSSCVFTQTPSYHRLPPGVSWLEFIHRNDQRPLPRNPHQSQSTLPKKMSVGNNNKVKETKKPRILFKLFQTKFQNERKPD; encoded by the coding sequence ATGGTACCATTAGCATGTTATGATCAACAATTTATGCCTTTATGCCACTCTTACCAGTTGGCCACAACAAATTCATTAACACATCAGTATTCAGTTAATAAATTAAATCAAATCAAAGAACATCCTGTGGATAGAGTGGAATCCTATAGCAATTATGTTGCAGTGCCTCCATTATCTTCTAACCAGAATATCCAGAGCTGCTCAACATCACCTGTTTCACAGTCTCAGGACAGAATTTCACAGGGTTTCTATAACAATGTTCTGAAATCACCATTATTCTTCTCCAAATGTCAAGCTACATCTTCACCAGACTTCCCCTGGGTCTCTTCTTCAATGGAGCCTCATAAGAGAGCCTTGAGCTCACTTGTTTCCCATCCCAAACCTCAAAATACATCTTCACTTGCTCTCAACAGGATTTCATCATCACTGGATCCCAGTCAAACAGCTCTGAGCTCACCATTTTCCCTCCCCACACCTCAGACTACATCTTCCCTAGAACTTTGCCAGATATCATCTTCATTGAATTCAAATCAAAAGGTCTTGAGTTCATCAGTATGTCCCCTCCAACAGCAAGAGACATCTTTAGACATCCTCTGGGCATCACCTTCTTTGGAACCCAACAAAAGAACTCTTAGTTCAGCATTACCTCAGTCCAAGTCTCAGAAAACATCTTCATTAGACTACCTTTGGAAATCTTTATTGGAGCAAAATCAAAGATCTCTGAGTTCACCATCCCTCTATTCTAATCCTCAAACAACATCTTCCCTGGACTTTCTTTGGGCATCATCTTCAATGGAGCCCAATCAAATAACTCGGAGATCACCATTACCTGACTCCAGACCTCAGGCAACACCTATATTGAGCTCTAATCCCAACATTCAGAATTTACCATTATCCCACTCAAAACCTTGGAAATCACCTTTATCACATTCTGTCCACCAGACTCAGAGTTTGCCACTGTCCCAGCCCAAATCTCAGAGACTGCTTACATTTGATGATGCCTGCCGGATCCTGAGCTCACCAGTTTGTCACACCGAGTTACAAAACACAACTTCAGCGAGCACTAAACACACAACCACAGATTCACCATCACCCCAAACTGTACAAAATGTCTCAGGTGACTCATTACCAAGCTCTCAGCATTGCATCAGCAACACAGCTGCTTCAACATTGGGCTCCAGACTCCAGATTAAAAGGAGTTGTAATCTTTGTGCCAATACAGAATCAAATAAAGAAATTCGATGGACTTTAGATTGCATCCAACCTTGCATAGTTAGAGGTGGAACTGTCCCTGATGATGTTGTAAATAAAATTGTCAACTCTATCTCCAGGACTAAAATTCAGAGGGACCTCAATAGGCAGATTCTCTTTCGAAGGATGAGGGGAAGGCCAAATCCTCGTCCTGGTCCCCGCATTTCTTCAAATTATATGGTTTGTTTAACTTGTGCTTCCTGCATAAAATCTCATTGTCAACATCTCACAGGAAGGAAAGATCCTCGTGGTGCAACACTGCTTGTGATACCAACACCTGAGTCCAATTCAAAGGGCAAAATCAAGGTGAAATTAGTTCTTATCCTTTCTCTACCAGAGACTTCATCTTACCTCTTATTGcctatgaaagaaaaacaacttgcTCAAGACACTGAAGACAACTTTGAAGTAATGGAGCAGATATCACACTTTGCCCTGAACTCTGAATTTGATATCATGCAGGAGCctaatatgaagaaaaaatggttgaCAGTATCACCCCAAACCAGTGTTATAAACCAACAGCCCCAGACTATTAACTGGCTGTTTCATGTTAAAAAAAGTAATGATTCACAGTCACAATTCCCActcccatcctcctcctcctccatttcctcccaatccttttcctcctcttcctcttcttcctcctcctcctcctcattccCACCCCGTCCTTCAAAAGTTTCCACCACATCTTCTCTCTCAAGCTGTGTGTTCACTCAGACACCTAGTTACCACCGGTTGCCTCCAGGAGTCTCCTGGCTCGAGTTTATACATAGAAATGATCAACGGCCACTTCCTAGAAACCCACACCAAAGTCAATCAACACTTCCCAAAAAAATGTCTGTGGGGAATAACAACAAagtaaaagagacaaagaaaccaaGGATACTGTTCAAACTTTTCCAGACAAAGTTTCAAAATGAGAGAAAACCTGATTAA